In Setaria viridis chromosome 5, Setaria_viridis_v4.0, whole genome shotgun sequence, the genomic stretch CCGAGTCCTCGCTAGGGTTTcctcgctccccgccgccgccgccgcctcgccaacgcgcagcagccgcagcaAGCGCATCGCCCTCTCGTTCTCAGctatggcggaggtggagcaGCCGCAGCAGGAGGTGAAGCTCTTCAACCGCTGGACCTTCGATGATGTCCAGGTACGCGAATGGCTCTTCATCTCTTCCGCTTCGATTCTctagcctgctgctgctgctagcagTGGATTGAACTTGTGCAATGGGATCTCCAGGTGAACGACATCTCGCTGAACGACTACCTGGCGGTGTCGGCGATGAAGCACGCGACGTACCTGCCCCACACCGCGGGCCGCTACTCGAAGAAGCGCTTCCGCAAGGCGCAGTGCCCCATCGTCGAGCGCCTTACCAACTCGCTGATGATGCACGGCCGCAACAACGGCAAGAAGGTCATGGCCGTCCGCATCATGAAGCACACCTTGGAGATCATTCACCTGCTCACCGACTCCAACCCCATCCAGGTCGTCGTGGATGCCATCATCAACAGGTACCCTTTAGTCCTCCTGCCCTCCCTCTTTCTGAATCATTGTGCTTGTGCCCTTAGTCTAAAACTGATTTTTAGTGTTATTTGATTGGACCTCGATGTCGAATTATAAATTAGTTTCATGCTAGCTTTACTCAGTTAATCGATTGTTTCTGATAGCGTGACCATGCTGAGCTGTTGAGATTCAAAATAAATGTGTTAGCGCAAAATTCTCAAGAGTCAAGTCAAATCCTGTTGTTGCTAATGCATAAGCAAATCTTTAAGCTGAGTGCTACTGGTTGTTTTGGACATGGAAGGTCGACTCATGGATAGTTAATCAATATCACTTAATTGTTGCCATTCAAAATGCCATTTGTTGTCTAGTGTATGATCTGAGACTTCTTAGTCATTTGTTTACATTGTGCTTGGTAGTTATTGTGGCATTAAACTTCTATCAAGAAAATCTCTGTAGCTATTGTTTACAGGTTGGTTCTGAGATTTCAAACTAACAGGAGGTGCTGCTATGTCTTGCAGTGGGCCACGTGAGGATGCCACCCGTATTGGTTCTGCTGGTGTTGTGAGGAGGCAGGCTGTGGATATCTCACCCCTGAGGAGGGTTAACCAGGCCATCTACCTCCTCACCACTGGTGCCAGGGAGAGTGCTTTCAGGAACATCAAGACCATTGCTGAGTGCCTTGCAGATGAATTGATCAACGCCGCCAAGGGCTCATCCAACAGGTATACCAGAACATTTCAGTTTGCTTGTTTCTTATCATGGTTTTGGGTTAATCCATGTGATGTGAACTTGTGCTCATTTGTGTCAATTCTTGTTGCAGCTATGCTatcaagaagaaggatgagatcGAGCGTGTTGCCAAGGCCAACCGTTGAGAGGAGCTTGTGTATCCTGGTGCACTGGAGCTATTATTATGTTGCTGGCGGTTGTTCTGGTTTTTGTTTTACCCAATGTTTAGACTTTTTGAGACCTAGCCGAGGTTTTGCTTTCAATGAACAATGAAAATTACTGAGAAATGTAGTTGTTTGGGGTGCCTGGTTTATC encodes the following:
- the LOC117857217 gene encoding small ribosomal subunit protein uS7 — encoded protein: MAEVEQPQQEVKLFNRWTFDDVQVNDISLNDYLAVSAMKHATYLPHTAGRYSKKRFRKAQCPIVERLTNSLMMHGRNNGKKVMAVRIMKHTLEIIHLLTDSNPIQVVVDAIINSGPREDATRIGSAGVVRRQAVDISPLRRVNQAIYLLTTGARESAFRNIKTIAECLADELINAAKGSSNSYAIKKKDEIERVAKANR